A DNA window from Rhizobium sp. NXC14 contains the following coding sequences:
- the flgA gene encoding flagellar basal body P-ring formation chaperone FlgA — MMFCRAGRISGWVAVATIAIAGIILPVNADAGMGYAVVPTTIIYPGDTLSGSQLQEVEVTNPNLAGDYAKSISQVEGLVSKRTLLPGRTISVSALREPYTVTRGSSIRLVFSLGAMTISAAGTPLEDGATGQVVRARNMDSGVIVSGTVLADGTIHVRAK, encoded by the coding sequence ATGATGTTTTGCCGGGCAGGACGCATCTCAGGATGGGTGGCGGTAGCCACGATCGCAATCGCGGGCATCATCTTGCCCGTGAATGCGGATGCCGGCATGGGTTATGCCGTCGTCCCGACGACGATCATCTATCCCGGCGACACGTTGTCGGGCAGCCAGCTTCAGGAGGTTGAGGTCACCAACCCCAACCTCGCCGGCGATTATGCCAAATCGATTTCGCAGGTCGAAGGTCTGGTTTCCAAACGCACGCTGCTGCCGGGCCGTACGATCTCGGTTTCAGCGCTGCGCGAACCCTATACGGTGACGCGCGGCTCTTCGATCCGCCTGGTCTTCTCTCTCGGCGCAATGACGATCTCCGCCGCCGGCACGCCGCTTGAAGACGGTGCGACGGGGCAGGTGGTCCGTGCGCGTAATATGGATTCCGGCGTCATCGTCAGCGGCACGGTGCTTGCGGAC
- the flgG gene encoding flagellar basal-body rod protein FlgG, translated as MRALAIAATGMDAQQTNLEVIANNIANINTTGFKRARAEFTDLLYQTERAKGVANRANQAVVPEGANIGLGVQTSAVRNLHLQGELTQTGNDLDVALIGKGFFQIQSTDGTTLYTRAGAFNKNDQGQLVTIDGYEVLPGITIPQGSTELTISRSGEVSAKLPGQTDPTVLGQLTLADFVNEAGLQPIGDNLFQETPASGEAVVGNPDEEGFAYMKQGYLESSNVDPVKEITELISAQRAYEMNSKVITTADEMASIVSKNLK; from the coding sequence ATGAGAGCGCTCGCCATCGCAGCAACGGGCATGGATGCCCAGCAGACCAATCTGGAAGTCATCGCGAACAACATTGCGAACATCAACACGACGGGATTCAAGCGGGCTCGCGCCGAGTTCACCGACCTTCTCTACCAGACCGAACGCGCCAAGGGCGTCGCCAACCGGGCCAACCAGGCCGTCGTTCCCGAAGGCGCCAATATCGGCCTCGGCGTCCAGACCTCCGCGGTCCGCAACCTGCATCTCCAGGGCGAACTCACGCAGACAGGCAACGATCTCGACGTGGCGCTGATCGGCAAGGGCTTCTTTCAGATCCAGTCGACCGATGGCACGACGCTCTACACTCGAGCCGGCGCTTTCAACAAGAATGACCAGGGCCAGCTCGTCACCATCGACGGCTATGAAGTCCTGCCTGGGATCACCATCCCTCAGGGTTCGACCGAACTGACCATCAGCCGCTCCGGCGAGGTCTCGGCCAAGCTGCCGGGCCAGACCGATCCGACCGTTCTCGGACAGCTGACGCTTGCCGATTTCGTCAACGAAGCGGGCCTTCAGCCGATCGGCGACAATCTCTTCCAGGAAACGCCGGCCTCGGGCGAGGCGGTCGTCGGCAACCCTGACGAGGAAGGCTTTGCCTATATGAAGCAGGGTTATCTGGAATCCTCGAACGTCGACCCGGTGAAGGAAATCACCGAGCTGATATCGGCTCAGCGTGCTTACGAAATGAATTCCAAGGTGATCACCACGGCTGATGAAATGGCCTCCATCGTCAGCAAGAACCTGAAGTAA